One region of Sus scrofa isolate TJ Tabasco breed Duroc chromosome 3, Sscrofa11.1, whole genome shotgun sequence genomic DNA includes:
- the LOC110259877 gene encoding NXPE family member 3-like, whose translation MMGDSTLRQWWEYLCDIVPSLTPVDLHTTHQTGPLLAVDASRGIVLQWRAHRWPLRSLRTPVASLHSVVRELGGLAGGPHTVVVLSLGAHFTTFPPTIFVQRLAGIRAAVASLLTREPRTLVVIKLANTGYKSVYGSDWFTLQVNRLLQAAFADLRVAFVDAWEMTSSLALPDSIHPGKHIVRSEVDFLLSYVCPT comes from the exons ATGATGGGGGACTCCACGCTCCGGCAGTGGTGGGAGTATCTGTGTGACATCGTGCCCT CCCTGACGCCGGTGGATCTACACACCACGCATCAGACGGGGCCCCTGCTGGCCGTGGACGCCTCGCGGGGCATCGTGCTGCAGTGGCGCGCACACCGCTGGCCGCTGCGCTCCCTCCGCACACCGGTGGCCTCCCTGCATTCTGTGGTCCGGGAACTGGGGGGCCTGGCCGGGGGCCCCCATACCGTGGTGGTGCTGAGCCTGGGCGCTCACTTCACCACCTTCCCTCCGACCATCTTTGTGCAGCGACTGGCGGGGATCCGGGCAGCCGTGGCTTCGCTGCTGACCCGGGAGCCCCGCACTCTTGTTGTCATCAAACTGGCCAACACTGGCTACAAGTCCGTCTACGGCAGCGACTGGTTCACCCTCCAGGTGAACCGGCTCCTCCAAGCCGCCTTTGCAGACCTCCGCGTGGCCTTTGTGGATGCCTGGGAAATGACCTCCAGCCTGGCGCTGCCTGACAGCATCCACCCAGGGAAGCACATTGTCCGAAGCGAGGTGGATTTCCTGCTCTCCTATGTCTGCCCCACCTGA